Within Flagellimonas maritima, the genomic segment TGGCCCATATCATTGAACGGTTCAAAGATCACATTAAACTGGAAATACAGCAATTTAATTGATGATTTAGCGGGTTTTCGTTTATATGAGAACGGTGAACTTATACTTTCTGAAAAAGAACTAACAGCAGATAGTAGAAGATGGGAGTCCAGTGATTTGCCACCAGGAAAATATGAATACCAAATTGAAGCTGTTTCAAAGTATACTATCAAAAGTGAGCTTTCAATACCAAGGCTTTTTAACATAAAAGCTGATTCATCAAATTAACTTTCAAATTTTAAAATCGATATTGTAACTTGATAAGGTTCTATAAATATTTCGACTTAATCGAATATTGAAAACTATTATCATGAGCTTACAAAAAATCACATTCACCAATAAAGAAGGGCAACAACTTGTAGGCCGCTTAGAATTTCCCGCAGACAGGCATCCACATAATTATGCTTTATTTGCCCATTGTTTTACCTGTACCAAGAACCTTTCTGCCGTTAAGAATATCAGTAAAGCATTGACCGCAAATGGTTTTGCAGTGCTTCGGTTCGATTTTACGGGACTTGGGGAAAGTGATGGCGATTTTGCGGACACCAACTTTTCTGGCAATGTAGAGGATTTGGTAGCCGCAGCAGATTTTCTAAGAGAAAACTATGAATCCCCGTCACTGCTTATTGGACATTCTTTAGGGGGTGCCGCGGTTATCTTTGCTGCAACTGAAATAGAATCTGTTGATGCCATAGCAACTGTGGGTGCGCCTTCAAACCCAAAACATGTAAAACATCTTTTTAAAAGTGGATTGGAAGAAATTAACGCCAATGGAGAAGCGGTCGTCAATTTAAGCGGTCGCGACTTTAAAATCAAAAAGCAATTTGTAGATGACCTAGACACCAAATCGCTTCCTGAAACCGCAAAATCACTACGAAAGCCCTTGCTCATTATGCATTCGCCACAAGACGATACCGTAAGCATAAAAAATGCAGAAGAAATTTATGTTGCGGCCCATCATCCCAAAAGTTTTGTATCACTGGACGGGGCAGACCATTTGCTTTTTGACAAAAAAGATTCCACTTATGTGGGTAAAGTTATATCTGGATGGGCAAATAGATATCTGTCCATAGAAGCGCCAGTTGATGAAAGTTTAAGAACAAAACATCAGGTTGTGGCAAGTTTGGATGGTGAAGATTATTTTACTACACAAATGAAAGTAGGCAATCATTATATGATTGCTGATGAGCCCAAGGAATATAATGGAAATGATTTTGGTCCTTCTCCATATGAATTGGTTTCTGCGGGATTATCGGCATGTACTGCAATGACCATTCAAATGTATGCCAGAAGAAAGGGGTGGCCCGTTGATAATGTAAAAGTTCATACTTCCTATAGCAAATCCCACGCCGAGGATTGTGAAAATTGCGAAGATGACACTGCTAAAATCGATACGTTTCAACGGGAAATTAAACTCGCTGGGGATCTTGACGAAAAACAAAGAGCAAAGATTATGGAAATCGCAGATAAGTGCCCAGTCCATAGAACCCTGCACAGTAAGACACAGATTTTGACCAAATTGATTGACTAAAGTCCGTCATTCTGTACTTCCTGCCCGATAGGTAGACGGGGTTTCAGAATCCCATAGTGGTGTAAATCAAAAAAATCAAGTGAGACCCTGAAATATAATCAGGGTGACGTATTATCTTTATTAAAATAATCGTAAATCTCCATTTAAAATTAAGGGTACGCTAAATGCAAAGTCCAAGTTTTGAAGTAAGCATCGGAAAGAACGCGAACGGCATGCACTTGATTGCCATTCCATTTGAAATTGCCAAGCCCTTTGTTGAAAAAAAACATAAACGTGTTAGGGTCGTGGCATGTTTTGAAGATAAATCCATAGAAATTTATGCTGCGCTATTGAAAAGAAAAGGTGCTTACCTTATCATGTTCGGGAAGAAAAATCAAAAGGCACTGGGCCTTTTCCTAAACGATTATTTTCAACTTCAACTTTTTGAAGATACCTCTAAATATGGAGTAGCCGTCCCTGAAGAGTTTGATGCGGTCATGCTGAGTGATTATGATGCCTATACTATATTTGAAAGCCTTACGGATGGTAAGAAACGAGGTATAATTTACATGATAACCCGTTATAAAAACTCTCAGACCAAAATAGACAAAACACTTTTGCTGTGCGAAAACCTTAAAAGGGGTATTCGTGACAATAGGGAATTATTAAAAGAATTCTGAAACTACGCTAAAAGAAAACTGTTGATACCTCCTTAAATAATCAGTAACTTTAGGCAAATCCTAAAAACATTTATCATGAAAAAAATAATTGCATTTCCTTTGGGAATTATATTGTTTACAGCATTTAGCTGCAAAGACGTAAAAAAGGAATCTGATGAAGCAGCGGAAGAAGTTGAAGAAACTGTGGATGTCACAGCTGACGAAGTCAAGGAAACGGCTATGGCCAAAACCATAAACTTCCAACTGGAGCCTAAAAGCGATAGTAATGTCAATGGCGAGGTCAGTTTTACAGAAGATAATGGAAACGTAGTCATGAAAGCTTCTTTGTCCGGGCTAACCCCTGGTGAACATGCCATACATATTCATGAAAAGGCAGATTGTTCTTCTGCGGATGGAAAATCGACAGGGGGACATTGGAACCCTACTTTTCAACCACATGCAAAATGGGGTGCCGAAGGCGGATATCACAAAGGGGATATCGGTAATTTCGTAGCCGATTCCGAAGGCAATGCTTCTGTTGATTTTGCAACCAATGAATGGTGCATAGATTGTGATGACGAAACCAAAAACATAGTTGGCAAAGCAATTATCGTACACCAAGGTGTTGACGATTTTACTTCTCAGCCAAGTGGTGCAGCAGGTGCAAGAATAGCCTGTACGGGAATAATTCAATAACGTTTTAAATTGAGCCGCTATTCATGTAGCGGCTCTTCTTTAATGCAAATTGTATTTGAATATGGAAATTATCAAAGAATATTCCAATGGCGAGGTTACCGTGGTATGGAAACCAAAACTATGTGAACATGCGGGCATCTGTGTAAAAATGCTGCCCGAAGTTTACAATCCTAAAGAAAAACCATGGATCAAGGTTGAGAATGCGAGTACCGAAGCATTAAAGAATCAAATTGACCAGTGTCCATCAGGGGCTCTGGGCTACTATTAATACATATTTGAACAATGGAATCCCAATATCAACTAGTAAACAACGAGGAAGCCAAGCAATTTCAATTTAAGCTTGATGAGTCCGTGGCTAAAATTGAGTATATCAAAGCAAAGGAAAAAATCTATCTAACCCACACCGAAGTGCCCAAGGGATTTGAAGGTAAAGGTGTGGGAACCGAGTTGATAAAACAAAGCTTGGAATACATAAAGAAGAAGGATCTAACATTGGTTCCGCTATGTCCATTCGTAGCCATGTACATAAAAAGGAACCCCAAGTGGAAAAGCCTTGTCCTGAAGGGAATCAATATAGCTTAAGTGTCCCCTTCAATTCTTGATATGGTAAACTTCAACTGTACCTAAACTAATTTGATTCAGAAACCATAAATCGGTTATCAACTATCCCTAATTAAATTAAAATGCGATTATCTATTTTTTTAGGTTGGACATTTTTTATAGCAATATTATTGTGTTGTTCATGTGAAACTGAGCCACAACAACTTACCCAAAAGCAAAAAGATGAACTAAAATTGGTTATCGATAAATTCAATGCTGCTTTTGCAAACAGTGATATCGAAATTATTGACTCATTGATAGTTGAAAATTATGTGCATACCAATGGTAGTTCCAAAGCTATTGACAGAAAAAAGTGGTTCAATTATCTAGACTCTAGAAATGGGGATATAGCATCGGGGCGTTTAAAAATCAACAGCTATAAGATGGAAAATATTCAGTTCGAGTTTTTTGGTAAAACATCAGTAGTTACAGCAAAGGTCAGTACTTCAATAGATAAAAACGGTGAAATAAAGAAAAGTGAATACAGGGTTACCAACTTGTGGACTTATACTGACACTGGATGGAAACGAGCGGCATTCCACGATGGAAAAATCAAATAGAAAAATAATTTGATATTTAGGGATATCAAAAATCAGAACCACTTTTTATACTTAAAAATTAAAATGGATATGAGCGTTACGAGCAACATAACACCCAAAAGGATAAAATAGCCATATTTAAAACGCAATTCAGGAATGTTTTCAAAGTTCATCCCATAAATTCCCGCCATAAAGGTCAGAGGGATAAAAATGACCGAAAAAATCGTCAAGGTTTTCATGACT encodes:
- a CDS encoding GNAT family N-acetyltransferase, with the protein product MESQYQLVNNEEAKQFQFKLDESVAKIEYIKAKEKIYLTHTEVPKGFEGKGVGTELIKQSLEYIKKKDLTLVPLCPFVAMYIKRNPKWKSLVLKGINIA
- a CDS encoding YdeI/OmpD-associated family protein yields the protein MQSPSFEVSIGKNANGMHLIAIPFEIAKPFVEKKHKRVRVVACFEDKSIEIYAALLKRKGAYLIMFGKKNQKALGLFLNDYFQLQLFEDTSKYGVAVPEEFDAVMLSDYDAYTIFESLTDGKKRGIIYMITRYKNSQTKIDKTLLLCENLKRGIRDNRELLKEF
- a CDS encoding nuclear transport factor 2 family protein, producing MRLSIFLGWTFFIAILLCCSCETEPQQLTQKQKDELKLVIDKFNAAFANSDIEIIDSLIVENYVHTNGSSKAIDRKKWFNYLDSRNGDIASGRLKINSYKMENIQFEFFGKTSVVTAKVSTSIDKNGEIKKSEYRVTNLWTYTDTGWKRAAFHDGKIK
- a CDS encoding (4Fe-4S)-binding protein; this translates as MEIIKEYSNGEVTVVWKPKLCEHAGICVKMLPEVYNPKEKPWIKVENASTEALKNQIDQCPSGALGYY
- a CDS encoding superoxide dismutase family protein, which gives rise to MKKIIAFPLGIILFTAFSCKDVKKESDEAAEEVEETVDVTADEVKETAMAKTINFQLEPKSDSNVNGEVSFTEDNGNVVMKASLSGLTPGEHAIHIHEKADCSSADGKSTGGHWNPTFQPHAKWGAEGGYHKGDIGNFVADSEGNASVDFATNEWCIDCDDETKNIVGKAIIVHQGVDDFTSQPSGAAGARIACTGIIQ
- a CDS encoding bifunctional alpha/beta hydrolase/OsmC family protein yields the protein MSLQKITFTNKEGQQLVGRLEFPADRHPHNYALFAHCFTCTKNLSAVKNISKALTANGFAVLRFDFTGLGESDGDFADTNFSGNVEDLVAAADFLRENYESPSLLIGHSLGGAAVIFAATEIESVDAIATVGAPSNPKHVKHLFKSGLEEINANGEAVVNLSGRDFKIKKQFVDDLDTKSLPETAKSLRKPLLIMHSPQDDTVSIKNAEEIYVAAHHPKSFVSLDGADHLLFDKKDSTYVGKVISGWANRYLSIEAPVDESLRTKHQVVASLDGEDYFTTQMKVGNHYMIADEPKEYNGNDFGPSPYELVSAGLSACTAMTIQMYARRKGWPVDNVKVHTSYSKSHAEDCENCEDDTAKIDTFQREIKLAGDLDEKQRAKIMEIADKCPVHRTLHSKTQILTKLID